A window of the Desulfobacula toluolica Tol2 genome harbors these coding sequences:
- a CDS encoding helix-turn-helix domain-containing protein, with product MLTAEQIIKEIYLLPMEERKKIAHHIIEFGIKISHSDLPEILDVKEWQNEIASKPFNLKQASEYLGISSVTLRRWIKTGRISAYKVGRAYSLEVLDLKKFKEKNRTAKQISKSDFSISQA from the coding sequence ATGTTAACAGCAGAGCAAATCATAAAAGAAATATACCTTCTTCCAATGGAAGAAAGAAAAAAAATCGCACATCATATCATAGAATTCGGAATAAAAATATCTCATAGCGATCTTCCTGAGATTCTGGACGTAAAGGAGTGGCAGAACGAAATAGCAAGCAAACCGTTTAATCTGAAACAAGCATCGGAATATCTTGGAATATCATCTGTAACACTAAGAAGATGGATCAAAACAGGTCGAATATCAGCCTATAAGGTAGGGAGAGCTTATTCATTGGAGGTGTTGGATCTTAAAAAATTCAAAGAAAAAAATCGAACCGCCAAGCAAATCTCCAAATCCGACTTCTCAATAAGCCAAGCCTGA
- a CDS encoding nucleotidyl transferase AbiEii/AbiGii toxin family protein, whose translation MFHEKKILTKLVEQAMKMDGQTHMRPVIEKELLHYDILFVLDKEKLLDKLTFQGGTSLRLCYGAVRFSEDLDFVGGRSFATGHLTEMKSCIEHYIGLKYGLDVMVKEPKEMAQEPQCRDIQVDKWQIIVITEPDRRHLPRQKIKIEVANIPAYSKVPRSLQQNYEFLPDGYADTLVMVESLEEIMADKLISLVNCQTYIRHRDIWDLRWLRQQGVKINVEFIKAKLLDYKVVDYFKKLEEMRLGLPEIVHGKAFRDQMSRFIPLDVQERTLFKEKFYIFLINETALLFQELAQLLNKKDKKECGDDFLI comes from the coding sequence ATGTTTCATGAAAAAAAGATCCTGACAAAACTCGTTGAGCAGGCTATGAAAATGGACGGGCAGACACATATGCGTCCTGTCATTGAAAAAGAGTTACTGCACTATGATATCCTGTTTGTTTTGGACAAGGAAAAATTGCTTGATAAACTGACCTTTCAGGGTGGGACATCACTTCGATTGTGCTATGGGGCTGTCAGGTTCAGTGAAGATTTGGATTTTGTTGGAGGACGTAGTTTTGCTACAGGTCATCTAACAGAAATGAAATCCTGTATTGAACATTATATTGGATTAAAATACGGGTTGGACGTTATGGTTAAAGAGCCCAAAGAAATGGCTCAGGAACCGCAATGCAGGGATATCCAGGTTGACAAATGGCAGATTATAGTTATCACTGAACCTGATCGCCGTCATTTACCCAGACAAAAGATAAAAATTGAGGTGGCTAATATTCCTGCATATTCAAAGGTCCCCCGTTCTTTGCAGCAAAATTATGAGTTCTTACCGGATGGATATGCAGATACCCTTGTCATGGTGGAGTCTCTGGAGGAAATCATGGCAGACAAATTGATTTCGTTGGTAAACTGCCAGACTTATATCCGTCACCGTGATATTTGGGATTTGAGATGGCTCAGACAGCAAGGTGTGAAGATTAACGTTGAATTTATCAAAGCCAAGCTTTTGGATTACAAGGTTGTTGATTACTTTAAAAAGCTTGAGGAAATGCGGTTAGGATTGCCTGAGATCGTTCATGGAAAAGCTTTTCGGGATCAAATGTCCAGGTTTATTCCTTTGGATGTCCAAGAACGTACATTATTCAAGGAGAAATTCTATATTTTTTTGATAAATGAAACAGCTCTATTGTTTCAAGAGCTTGCCCAGCTTTTAAACAAAAAAGATAAAAAAGAATGTGGTGATGATTTTTTGATCTGA
- a CDS encoding sugar transferase, translated as MKRFFDFMSSLMGLIFLLPVFIVVVWVIKKDKGPVFFQQQRVGKYGKIFNIYKFRSMIIDADKLGAKVTASYDLRITRIGKLLRKTKIDELPQLFNVLMGDISLVGPRPEVPYYVAKWPDACKKTILSVKPGITDYATLYYNDEQAVLAKADDPEKAYLNEVMPHKLEMYKQYVKEQSFWLDIRIILATLLKMVGFGKKSQQGVVDVYDCYKINS; from the coding sequence ATGAAACGTTTTTTTGATTTTATGTCGTCTTTGATGGGCCTCATCTTTTTATTACCTGTTTTTATTGTTGTTGTATGGGTAATAAAAAAGGATAAAGGCCCTGTTTTTTTTCAGCAGCAAAGAGTTGGAAAATATGGCAAAATATTCAATATTTACAAATTCAGAAGCATGATCATTGATGCTGACAAATTGGGTGCCAAAGTAACAGCTTCATATGATCTGAGAATTACCCGTATTGGCAAATTATTAAGAAAAACAAAAATAGACGAACTGCCCCAGTTATTCAATGTGCTTATGGGTGATATCAGTCTGGTTGGACCTCGCCCCGAAGTGCCTTATTATGTTGCAAAATGGCCTGATGCCTGCAAAAAAACTATTCTTTCCGTAAAGCCTGGTATTACCGACTATGCCACTTTATATTATAATGATGAGCAGGCAGTTCTGGCAAAGGCGGATGATCCCGAAAAAGCATATCTCAATGAGGTAATGCCACATAAACTTGAAATGTATAAGCAATATGTTAAAGAGCAGAGTTTTTGGCTGGATATCAGAATTATTTTAGCGACGTTATTGAAAATGGTCGGGTTTGGTAAAAAAAGCCAACAAGGAGTTGTTGATGTCTATGACTGTTATAAAATCAATTCATAA
- a CDS encoding Rpn family recombination-promoting nuclease/putative transposase, translating into MSEETKITNPHDKLFREVSSNPDNARSFLQNSLPGNILALMDLESLEICKDSFIETDLRDYFSDMLYKVNLSGNPAYVYVLFEHKSYYDKYVHLQLLEYMVKIWRLFLKHQDGKKKKPPLPIVLPMLIYHGEQSWPTKRIRFSSLLSDPLEELSEYIPDFSFRLYDLTRFSDDEIKGTVMARVMQLLFKHIFDPDLLKKLPGILSLMRELMKKDTGLQYLETIFLYLSSAVNEVSTETLKEIVEQALSRREGEYIMTLADKLRMEGEIKGKIEGKIEGKIEGKIEGLRQAIELGMTLKFPDKMYSVMSRIMDINDISLLVKIKDAIKTARDDSEIMALLN; encoded by the coding sequence ATGAGTGAAGAAACCAAAATAACCAATCCCCATGACAAGTTATTTCGGGAGGTCTCGAGCAATCCTGACAATGCTCGCAGTTTTCTGCAAAACTCTTTGCCGGGCAATATACTGGCATTGATGGATCTGGAGAGCCTTGAAATATGCAAGGATTCTTTTATTGAAACGGATCTTCGGGACTATTTTTCAGACATGCTGTATAAAGTGAATCTATCCGGGAACCCCGCCTATGTCTATGTTCTGTTTGAGCACAAAAGTTACTATGACAAGTATGTCCATCTCCAGCTGCTGGAATATATGGTAAAAATATGGCGGCTTTTTTTGAAACATCAGGACGGGAAAAAGAAAAAGCCGCCCTTGCCAATTGTGCTGCCGATGCTGATCTACCACGGTGAGCAGTCGTGGCCGACAAAACGTATCCGGTTTTCTTCTCTGCTTTCCGATCCGCTGGAAGAGCTATCGGAGTACATTCCTGATTTTAGCTTCAGGCTGTATGATCTGACCCGTTTTTCCGATGACGAGATCAAGGGAACGGTCATGGCAAGGGTGATGCAGCTCTTGTTCAAGCACATTTTTGATCCGGACCTGCTGAAAAAACTGCCGGGCATCCTGTCATTGATGCGGGAGTTAATGAAAAAAGATACCGGGCTGCAGTATCTGGAAACCATATTTTTGTATCTATCCAGTGCAGTTAATGAGGTTTCCACGGAAACATTGAAGGAAATTGTCGAACAGGCACTTTCCAGAAGAGAAGGAGAATATATCATGACACTTGCAGATAAACTTCGGATGGAAGGGGAAATTAAAGGTAAAATCGAAGGTAAAATCGAAGGTAAAATCGAAGGTAAAATCGAAGGTTTGAGGCAGGCAATAGAATTGGGTATGACTCTTAAATTTCCAGACAAGATGTATTCGGTCATGTCTCGAATTATGGATATTAATGACATCAGCTTACTTGTAAAAATCAAAGATGCCATCAAAACTGCAAGGGATGATTCAGAGATTATGGCATTGCTGAATTGA
- the abiEi gene encoding type IV toxin-antitoxin system AbiEi family antitoxin: MKKTEAFTVLRCWDKKGRYVFTKRDLSKLFFKDNSKTFTEGINRLVHEGWLIRACRGIYVNPHAHSFDGYVIERIAVALRRGEYNYVSLESMLSEYGIISQIPIDRLTVMTTGRKGTFNTHYGVIEFTHTKQSVSDILSFIQRIKGRPLPVATRETAWRDLKRVGRNIQMINKAALYVS, from the coding sequence ATGAAAAAAACTGAGGCTTTTACTGTTCTTCGTTGCTGGGATAAAAAAGGACGATACGTGTTTACTAAACGGGATTTGTCCAAGCTGTTTTTTAAAGATAATTCCAAAACCTTTACTGAGGGTATCAATCGTCTGGTCCATGAAGGGTGGCTTATCCGTGCCTGTCGTGGAATTTATGTCAACCCCCACGCACATTCCTTTGACGGTTATGTGATCGAGAGAATAGCTGTTGCCTTGCGTCGTGGTGAGTATAATTATGTCAGCCTTGAATCAATGCTGTCGGAATATGGGATAATTTCACAGATTCCCATTGACAGGTTGACAGTTATGACAACCGGGCGTAAGGGGACATTTAACACGCACTATGGTGTTATCGAATTTACACATACAAAACAATCTGTATCTGATATTCTTTCATTTATACAAAGGATTAAAGGTAGACCTTTGCCTGTAGCTACCAGGGAGACTGCCTGGAGGGATCTCAAGAGGGTGGGCAGAAATATTCAAATGATAAATAAGGCTGCGTTATATGTTTCATGA
- a CDS encoding UDP-N-acetylglucosamine 4,6-dehydratase family protein — protein sequence MGSELCRQIIKFQPRQLVLLDVSEPNLYSIQMELKHRAGYQRYATVLGQIQDEDLIDGVMQRYKPQVIFHAAAYKHVPMLERNPWQAVSNNIRGNQVMLEKALEYGVGYFVLVSTDKAVRPTNIMGASKRVCELLVQSYMGNGTRMMAVRFGNVVGSSGSVIPLFREQIERGGPVTVTHPEVTRYFMTIPEASQLILQAGTQGKGGETFILEMGTPIKIAEMARDLIRLSGKEPDTDIEVQFTGLRQGEKLYEELITEGEGIVPTHHEKIMVLKANGDWNGLGTQQAFRNQLLTQLNDLYTTALLHDVQGIRQKMKQIVPEYEVQNSTCVL from the coding sequence ATCGGCAGTGAGCTGTGCCGCCAGATTATCAAATTTCAGCCCCGGCAGCTGGTGCTTCTGGACGTGTCCGAGCCGAATCTATACAGCATCCAGATGGAGCTGAAGCACCGGGCCGGGTATCAGCGGTACGCCACGGTCCTGGGCCAGATTCAGGATGAAGACCTCATTGACGGGGTGATGCAGCGCTATAAGCCCCAGGTGATTTTCCATGCCGCCGCATACAAACATGTGCCCATGCTGGAACGCAACCCCTGGCAGGCCGTGTCCAACAATATCCGGGGCAATCAGGTGATGCTGGAAAAGGCCCTGGAGTATGGGGTGGGCTATTTTGTGCTGGTGTCCACGGACAAGGCGGTGCGGCCCACCAACATCATGGGCGCGTCCAAGCGGGTGTGTGAACTGCTGGTGCAAAGCTACATGGGCAACGGCACCCGCATGATGGCGGTGCGATTCGGCAATGTGGTGGGATCATCCGGGTCTGTCATTCCCCTGTTCAGGGAACAGATTGAACGGGGCGGACCGGTCACCGTGACCCATCCCGAGGTGACCCGGTATTTCATGACCATTCCCGAGGCATCCCAATTGATCCTCCAGGCCGGTACTCAGGGCAAAGGCGGGGAAACTTTTATCCTGGAGATGGGCACGCCTATCAAGATCGCAGAAATGGCCAGGGACCTGATCCGACTGTCCGGCAAAGAGCCTGACACGGATATTGAAGTGCAGTTCACAGGACTTCGCCAGGGAGAAAAGCTGTACGAGGAACTGATCACCGAAGGAGAAGGAATCGTGCCCACCCATCATGAAAAAATCATGGTACTCAAAGCCAATGGAGACTGGAACGGCCTGGGCACACAGCAAGCCTTCAGAAACCAACTGCTGACCCAGCTAAACGACCTCTACACCACAGCCCTCCTCCATGATGTCCAGGGCATCCGCCAGAAAATGAAACAAATAGTCCCCGAATACGAGGTACAAAACAGCACCTGCGTCCTCTAG
- a CDS encoding nucleoside-diphosphate sugar epimerase/dehydratase: MFRYSGLKDGWRLCRAVGLSSMVLVSGIAVIHGFVGYSRSVFLIDGVLALLFTGGLRLLIRFMFTELALHRDGGTTFHFFKRRRDHKRILIYGAGSASEKLFRKIAENPWNWTPTKSPGISMTRSSWSPGPGAASAVSCAARLSNFSPGSWCFWTCPSRIYTASRWS; the protein is encoded by the coding sequence ATGTTCCGGTATAGCGGACTGAAGGATGGGTGGCGGTTGTGCAGGGCCGTGGGGCTCTCTTCAATGGTGCTGGTGTCGGGCATTGCAGTGATCCATGGATTTGTCGGCTACTCCCGATCGGTATTTCTCATTGATGGGGTTCTGGCCCTGCTTTTTACCGGCGGGCTTCGGCTTCTGATCCGGTTCATGTTTACCGAGCTGGCCCTGCATCGGGACGGGGGCACCACCTTTCATTTTTTTAAAAGGAGACGTGACCATAAGCGGATTCTGATTTACGGTGCCGGCAGTGCCAGTGAAAAACTGTTCCGGAAGATTGCAGAAAACCCGTGGAACTGGACACCGACAAAATCTCCGGGTATATCCATGACAAGATCGTCCTGGTCACCGGGGCCGGGGGCAGCATCGGCAGTGAGCTGTGCCGCCAGATTATCAAATTTCAGCCCCGGCAGCTGGTGCTTCTGGACGTGTCCGAGCCGAATCTATACAGCATCCAGATGGAGCTGA
- a CDS encoding polysaccharide biosynthesis protein — protein MFIQLKNPNFYIIFFLDLILFSTAFFFAYLFRFEFILDRSMLNQMLQMLPLVLIVKAAAFFFMGLYKGMFRYVGISDSLKLFRGTVLSSLIIIAIILIMKRFQGYSRAVFLIDGVLTFLFTGGLRISIRFLFKEYMSKQENKSGFNMFKKNKDVMPVLIYGAGNSGEKLYREIVENPRLNYDIKGFGDDNKKKQGRAIHGVPVLGGVEQLSGIKEKHKIREVLIAMPSSTGQQMRRVVDECKACALPFKTLPGMGELINGKVSVKVLRDVSYKDLLRRKPVELDTDKISGYINDKIVLVTGAGGSIGSELCRQIIKFQPRQLVLLDVSEPNLYSIQMELKHRAGYQRYATVLGQIQDEDLIDGVMQRYQPQVIFHAAAYKHVPMLERNPWQAVSNNIRGNQVMLEKALEYGVGHFVLVSTDKAVRPTNIMGASKRVCELLVQSYMGNGTRMMAVRFGNVVGSSGSVIPLFREQIERGGPVTVTHPEVTRYFMTIPEASQLILQAGTQGQGGETFILEMGTPIKIADMARDLIRLSGKEPDDDIEIQFTGLRQGEKLYEELITEGEGIVPTPHEKIMVLKANGDWNGLGTQQAFRNQLLTQLNDLYTTALLHDVQGIRQKMKEIVPEYEVQNSTCVL, from the coding sequence ATGTTTATCCAACTTAAAAATCCTAATTTTTACATCATCTTTTTTCTTGATCTAATTTTATTTTCAACTGCTTTTTTCTTTGCATATCTTTTCCGGTTTGAGTTTATCCTCGATCGGTCAATGCTTAACCAGATGCTTCAAATGCTGCCCCTTGTACTGATTGTCAAGGCGGCGGCATTTTTTTTTATGGGGCTTTACAAGGGCATGTTCCGGTATGTGGGGATTTCAGATTCACTGAAACTTTTCAGGGGCACAGTCTTGTCCTCCCTGATCATCATAGCCATTATACTCATTATGAAACGGTTTCAAGGCTATTCAAGGGCAGTATTTCTCATTGACGGGGTTCTCACTTTTCTTTTTACCGGGGGCCTGCGGATCTCCATACGGTTTCTTTTCAAAGAATACATGAGCAAGCAGGAAAACAAGTCCGGGTTTAATATGTTTAAAAAAAACAAGGATGTTATGCCTGTTTTGATTTACGGGGCTGGTAACTCCGGTGAAAAGCTCTACCGGGAAATCGTTGAAAACCCCAGGCTCAATTATGATATAAAGGGCTTTGGCGACGATAACAAAAAAAAACAGGGACGAGCCATCCACGGTGTACCAGTGCTGGGCGGAGTAGAGCAATTGTCTGGCATCAAGGAGAAGCACAAGATCCGGGAAGTTTTGATTGCCATGCCGTCCTCCACGGGGCAGCAGATGAGGCGGGTTGTGGACGAGTGCAAGGCATGCGCCCTGCCCTTTAAGACGTTGCCAGGCATGGGCGAACTGATCAACGGAAAGGTCAGCGTCAAGGTTTTGCGGGATGTCAGTTACAAGGATCTGTTGCGCAGGAAACCCGTGGAACTGGACACCGATAAAATCTCCGGGTATATCAATGACAAGATCGTCCTGGTGACCGGGGCCGGGGGCAGCATCGGCAGTGAGCTGTGCCGCCAGATCATCAAATTTCAGCCCCGGCAGCTGGTTCTTCTGGACGTGTCCGAGCCAAATCTATACAGCATCCAGATGGAGCTGAAGCACCGGGCCGGATATCAACGGTATGCCACGGTACTGGGCCAGATCCAGGACGAGGATCTCATTGACGGTGTAATGCAGCGCTATCAGCCCCAGGTAATTTTCCATGCCGCTGCCTACAAGCATGTGCCCATGCTCGAACGCAACCCCTGGCAGGCTGTGTCCAACAATATCCGGGGCAACCAGGTAATGCTGGAAAAAGCTCTGGAGTATGGGGTCGGTCATTTTGTGCTGGTGTCCACGGACAAGGCTGTGCGGCCCACCAATATCATGGGTGCGTCCAAGCGGGTGTGTGAGCTGCTGGTGCAAAGTTACATGGGCAACGGCACCCGCATGATGGCGGTGCGGTTCGGCAATGTGGTGGGATCTTCCGGGTCTGTCATCCCCCTGTTCCGGGAACAGATTGAACGGGGGGGACCTGTCACCGTGACCCATCCCGAAGTGACCCGGTATTTCATGACCATTCCCGAGGCGTCACAATTGATCCTCCAGGCCGGTACCCAGGGACAAGGCGGGGAAACCTTTATCCTGGAGATGGGCACGCCCATCAAAATCGCGGACATGGCCCGGGATCTGATCCGGCTGTCCGGCAAAGAGCCGGATGATGATATTGAGATACAATTCACCGGGCTTCGCCAGGGGGAAAAGCTTTATGAGGAACTGATCACAGAAGGGGAAGGCATTGTACCCACCCCCCATGAAAAAATCATGGTACTCAAAGCCAATGGAGACTGGAACGGCCTGGGCACACAGCAAGCCTTCAGAAACCAACTGCTGACCCAGCTAAACGACCTCTACACCACAGCCCTCCTCCATGATGTCCAGGGCATCCGCCAAAAAATGAAAGAGATCGTCCCCGAATACGAGGTCCAGAACAGCACCTGTGTTTTGTAG
- a CDS encoding glycoside hydrolase family protein: MSMTVIKSIHKKIADQLIQHEDLRLKPYRCPAGKLTIGIGRNLEDKGITQKEAIMLLKNDIQDCISDLKEIFSDQKNNENEKNEFDSLPEGVQIVLVDMRFNLGHDGFRRFKKMIKAVREHDFHRAALEMKDSRWYYQVGKRAENLVKMMKNSATSTTGMNRIRKLANGEDIEDLAALAERKNEVTIPHEKFINELKNDGII; the protein is encoded by the coding sequence ATGTCTATGACTGTTATAAAATCAATTCATAAGAAAATTGCAGATCAACTGATTCAACATGAAGACTTAAGATTAAAGCCTTATCGTTGTCCTGCGGGCAAGCTCACCATCGGTATTGGTAGAAATCTGGAGGACAAAGGCATAACTCAAAAAGAAGCCATCATGCTTCTTAAAAATGATATTCAGGACTGTATTTCAGATTTAAAAGAAATTTTTTCGGATCAGAAGAATAATGAAAATGAGAAGAATGAATTTGATTCACTGCCGGAAGGCGTACAAATAGTTCTGGTGGATATGCGGTTTAACCTTGGGCATGATGGGTTTCGGCGTTTCAAAAAAATGATTAAAGCTGTCAGAGAACACGATTTCCACAGGGCTGCCCTGGAAATGAAAGATTCCCGCTGGTATTACCAGGTTGGTAAAAGAGCAGAAAACCTTGTAAAGATGATGAAAAATTCCGCAACGTCTACAACCGGAATGAATAGAATAAGGAAATTAGCAAATGGAGAGGATATTGAAGATTTGGCTGCTTTGGCTGAAAGAAAAAATGAAGTAACAATACCTCATGAAAAGTTTATTAATGAATTAAAAAACGATGGCATAATATAG
- a CDS encoding Rpn family recombination-promoting nuclease/putative transposase: protein MHERDEDNQEVSRIQDKFFWDIYGRSVNTVGFLKDFLPSNILEELDLNHIEVNKKSYLSEEYKEHYTDLVVETRFKDNAEVPVFVYFLLEHKSYVPTRPAFQLLRYMVEQWYELEKQGTLGKKLPPILPILIYHGDKGWTPGLHFQDIVNIPHDDMKPYIPEFQYFLSDAAAEDEDRYNTSVVVKCWFIVVKYLKAPAMREKLFEVIKLLHDFLEQETAVEYVEIFMKYLANTDNKVTKADAVKAIETIFPDRGDDMINGWAKEYVEKGMEKGMEKGMLAEAREMVLKALDTKFSNNVPEDVQKKITALNNRILLKDLLGHVIQSKDIDGFRKILQAIPPEQMQEQ from the coding sequence ATGCATGAGCGGGATGAGGACAATCAGGAAGTAAGCAGAATACAGGATAAATTTTTCTGGGATATCTACGGAAGGTCCGTGAATACAGTTGGTTTTTTAAAGGACTTTCTGCCTTCCAATATACTGGAGGAGCTTGATCTTAACCATATAGAGGTGAATAAAAAAAGTTATCTCAGTGAAGAATACAAAGAGCACTATACCGACTTGGTGGTAGAAACCAGGTTTAAAGATAACGCTGAAGTGCCTGTATTTGTATATTTTTTGCTGGAACATAAAAGTTATGTTCCGACACGTCCGGCATTCCAGTTGTTGCGGTATATGGTTGAGCAATGGTATGAGCTTGAAAAACAGGGAACATTGGGTAAAAAATTACCGCCGATATTGCCCATCCTGATTTATCATGGAGACAAAGGCTGGACACCGGGGTTGCATTTTCAGGATATTGTCAATATTCCCCATGATGATATGAAGCCATATATACCGGAGTTTCAATATTTTTTAAGTGATGCAGCTGCTGAAGATGAGGACCGGTATAACACGTCTGTAGTTGTCAAATGCTGGTTTATCGTTGTTAAATATTTAAAAGCTCCTGCAATGCGGGAGAAACTGTTTGAGGTGATAAAACTGCTCCACGATTTTCTTGAGCAGGAGACAGCTGTTGAGTATGTTGAAATTTTCATGAAATATCTGGCAAATACAGACAACAAAGTCACAAAGGCAGATGCCGTCAAAGCAATTGAAACAATTTTTCCAGATAGAGGTGATGATATGATTAATGGATGGGCAAAAGAATATGTAGAAAAAGGCATGGAAAAAGGCATGGAAAAAGGCATGCTTGCTGAGGCAAGGGAAATGGTTTTAAAAGCCCTTGATACAAAGTTCAGCAATAATGTGCCTGAAGATGTACAAAAAAAAATAACTGCCTTGAATAACAGGATATTGCTGAAAGATCTGCTTGGTCATGTCATACAGAGTAAAGACATAGATGGATTCAGGAAAATACTCCAGGCGATACCCCCTGAACAAATGCAGGAACAATAA
- a CDS encoding toxin-antitoxin system TumE family protein: MLDLIARHERFIKSFHVSLYEQEGEMLRFKVELTFTNDSKLFIKEYVFKNKERKYAYHWIDSFENLICRWDNANHWPDISTFPHHKHIGNEVFESTKISLGDVLNSICKKL; the protein is encoded by the coding sequence ATGCTTGATCTGATCGCCAGGCACGAACGTTTTATTAAATCTTTTCATGTTTCTCTTTATGAGCAGGAAGGAGAGATGCTTCGGTTTAAGGTGGAATTAACGTTCACGAACGACTCAAAGCTCTTCATAAAAGAATACGTTTTTAAAAATAAAGAGAGAAAGTATGCCTATCATTGGATAGATTCCTTTGAGAATTTGATTTGTCGTTGGGATAACGCAAATCATTGGCCGGACATTTCGACTTTTCCGCACCATAAACACATTGGGAATGAAGTCTTTGAATCGACAAAAATATCTTTGGGAGATGTATTGAATAGTATCTGTAAAAAATTGTAA
- a CDS encoding Rpn family recombination-promoting nuclease/putative transposase has translation MNKQNEDNQEVSRIQDKFFWDIYGRPVNTAGFLKDFLPSNILEALDLNHIEVNKKSYLSEEYKEHYTDLVVETRFTDNAEEPVFVYFLLEHKSYVPTRPAFQLLRYMVEQWYELEKQGTLGKKLPPILPILIYHGEKGWTPGVHFHDIVNIPHDDMKAYIPDFQYFLSDAAAEDEDRYNTSVVIKCWFIVVKYLKAPAMREKLFVVIKLLHANFTKQVWSRRRLLSMLKFS, from the coding sequence ATGAATAAGCAGAATGAGGACAATCAGGAAGTAAGCAGAATCCAGGATAAATTTTTCTGGGATATCTACGGCAGACCCGTGAATACAGCTGGTTTTTTAAAGGATTTTCTGCCTTCCAATATCCTGGAGGCGCTTGATCTTAATCATATAGAGGTTAATAAAAAAAGTTATCTCAGTGAAGAATACAAAGAACACTATACCGACCTGGTGGTAGAAACCAGGTTTACTGATAACGCTGAAGAGCCTGTATTTGTATATTTTTTGCTGGAACATAAAAGTTATGTTCCGACACGTCCGGCATTTCAGTTGTTGCGGTATATGGTTGAACAATGGTATGAGCTTGAAAAACAGGGAACATTGGGCAAAAAATTACCCCCGATATTGCCCATCCTGATTTACCATGGAGAAAAAGGCTGGACACCAGGGGTTCATTTTCATGATATTGTCAATATACCCCATGATGATATGAAGGCGTATATACCGGACTTTCAATATTTTTTAAGTGATGCCGCTGCTGAAGATGAAGACAGGTATAACACGTCTGTGGTTATCAAATGCTGGTTTATTGTTGTTAAATATTTAAAAGCTCCTGCAATGCGGGAGAAACTGTTTGTGGTGATAAAACTGCTCCACGCCAATTTTACCAAACAGGTCTGGAGCAGGAGACGGCTGTTGAGTATGTTGAAATTTTCATGA
- a CDS encoding type II toxin-antitoxin system RelE/ParE family toxin, with amino-acid sequence MPRFKKYVKKLPRHLQQVILDAVEEILSDTEIGELKKGDLNGFRVHKFTMGHQLILLAYKLEGKSIIFYQAGPHENFYKNLKKYL; translated from the coding sequence GTGCCGAGATTTAAAAAGTACGTTAAAAAGCTTCCAAGACACCTCCAGCAGGTCATATTAGATGCGGTAGAAGAGATTCTCTCAGATACAGAAATCGGTGAACTTAAGAAAGGTGATTTGAATGGCTTCAGGGTACACAAATTTACCATGGGGCATCAATTGATTTTGTTGGCTTATAAGCTTGAGGGCAAATCCATTATATTTTACCAGGCAGGGCCACATGAGAATTTTTATAAAAATTTAAAAAAATATCTATAA
- a CDS encoding polysaccharide biosynthesis protein CapD, with protein MIKLHNICPQYITDEAVPSSTGAQMRAIVEACKACDIPFRTLPGLGNIIDCKVDIKTLRDVAYKDLLRRKPVELDTDKISGYLHDKIVLVTGAGGSIGRIIAGLTLVTVVFMRNVIYNMNEKGLRT; from the coding sequence ATGATAAAATTACACAATATTTGTCCTCAATATATAACGGATGAAGCCGTGCCATCTTCCACCGGTGCCCAGATGCGGGCCATTGTGGAGGCGTGCAAGGCGTGTGATATACCTTTTCGCACTTTGCCCGGACTGGGAAACATCATTGACTGCAAGGTGGACATCAAGACCCTGCGGGACGTTGCCTATAAGGATCTGCTGCGCAGGAAACCCGTGGAACTGGACACGGATAAAATCTCCGGGTATCTTCATGACAAAATCGTCCTGGTGACCGGGGCCGGGGGCAGCATCGGCAGGATTATAGCGGGTCTGACCCTGGTAACTGTTGTTTTTATGCGTAATGTTATCTATAATATGAACGAAAAAGGGCTTAGAACGTAG